GGATGCGCGGCTCGAGGGCGGCGCAGGCCAGGGTCAGGCCGCCGCCCTGCGAGGCGCCGGTCGCCCCCACGCGCCCGGCGTCCACTTCGTCGAGGTCCAGGACGATGCCGGCGAGCTGTGCCGTGTCGAGAAAGATGTGCCGGTACAGGAGCTGGTCCGGGCCGTCCGCGAGCCCGCGGATGATGTGGCCGTACAGCGTGTTGCCGCGCACGCCGCCGGCGTCCTCGGAGCGGCCGCCCTGGCCGCGGCAGTCCAACGCCGCCACCGTGAAGCCGGCAGCGACGTAGCCGAGCATCTCCGACCACTCCGGCGACTGGCCTCGGTAGCCGTGAAACATCAGCACCGCAGGACCGGGTTCCGCGGCCCCGACGCGGCGCAGCAGCTTGGCGTGCACGCGCGCTCCTCCGGCGCCGGTGAAGTAGAGGTGCTCGCAGCGCGCGAACGGCGCCTGGAACTGCGCCGGCACCAGTTCCACCGCCGCGTTCACCGCCTGCAGCTCCCGGTGCGCCCGCTCCCAGTAGGCGTCGAAGTCGGCGGGCCGGGGGTTGGTACCCCGGTAGTCCCGCAACTGGTCGAAGGGAAGGTCGAACAAACCTGGCATCGTGGCCTCCTTGGTCTCAATGAGTCTCGTCGAGTCTCGCCACGAATTCGATGCCTCGCGTGGAACCACGCAGATCAACGTGATGCGGACCCTTTTGCGCTCAACATGATGCTGACCGCTTCGCGTTCAACATGATGCTGACCGCTTCGCGTTCAGCATAGCGCAGATCGCGGCGGCTGCCGGAACCCCTATACCGTTGCCAACAGCCGGCGGCACTCCTGCCACAGCGCCTGGTAAGCCGCCGTGCCCTGCGACGAAGGGCGGTGGGCAACGATCGGCTTGCGCGTCTCGCCCATGCGCTCAATGTCGGCGCGGTACGGTACCGCCGTGTTCAGGAAACCCGCGTCACGCCGCCGCAGATCCGCCATCGCCTGCCGGTGCAGCCGCTTGCGGTCCTCCACCATCGAGAAGAACGGGACGATCCGCTCGCGGCGGGCGCCGGTCTTGGCTGCCAGCACCAGCAATTCCTCGTAACCACGGACTGCCAGCGGCGACGGCACCACCGGCGCCAGTACCAGGTCGGCGGCGTGCAGCACGTGTTCCATCAACCGGCCCGCCCCCGGCGAGCAATCGAGCACCACCCACCGGTACGAGCGCCTCACCCCGCGCAACGCTCGACGGATTCCGGCGCGCTTGCGGCTGACCGGCCCCAGCAACCGCTCCAGGTGGCGCATGCCCAGGCGCGACGGCACCAGGTCCAGGCCCGGGTACGGAGTGGCCGCCGCCTCCGCACGCAGCCCGCCACGCCCGGACAGCAACCGCGCCGGCTTGCGCTTCAGCGTCGCCTCCGGGGCCAGACAGAACCCGGCGGCGCCCTGCGGATCCAGGTCCCAGAGCAGTGCCGGTGCGTCGTCACGCGCGGCCAGTACCGCCAGGTTCACCGCCGCGGCGGTCTTGCCGACGCCGCCCTTCACGCCGGCCACCGCAATGACCGTCACCCCAACAGCTCCTTCAACGCCTTCCGCAGCCGGTTTCGCTGCCGCCGCCATCCTCGCGCGAAGTTGCAGGCTGCCCGGTCCTGGCGCTGCTGGAGTACAGCGACAACCCGAAGGGCGAGATCTGCCGCTACACGATCATCTCCGTTGTTCCGTTCTCGCATCACATCGGTCACGGCGGAAATCTCCGTCTCGGCAACTGCGTCATCGTTGAGGTCGCCGAGCAACGTCTGTGCGGCGGCGCACTCGGCAACGACAGCGCCCAGGGCGCGATTGTCGCGCCTTCTTTTCAGGGCTCCCGAGAACAGCTCCGCCGTGTAGCGCAGCCGCTTCAAGCGCAGCCGCAGCCGGTGCAGGTTGCCAACCGGCACGGACTCGGAGGTGGCAACCGCGGTTCCCGCTTTGTCCACCCGCTCCAGGGCGGCGCGCAACGCGTCACGCGCGCTGCCCTCGGCCGGCTGATCGGCAATGCCGTCCGCCCGCCAACCAGAGGTCTGCTCCAGGAGGCAGCCGGTGTCAGCATCGTGCAGCATCTCGGCAGCGGTGCCGCGTCGCTCCTCGCGGCGCGCCCACAACTCGTCGGCCAAGCGCTGTTCGGCGGCGCTGCCGGCGGTTCCATCCGGATCCGCGTCCGGCCGGGCCGCCGCTGCCAGTTTCGGGAGACGGGCCAGCAGCACATCGAGGTCGCGCACCGGCCCCAGCAGCCGGGCGACGCAGCGCAGGCGGCCGCTCAGTTCGCGCGCCGCCGGGTCGCCACCTGCCGCCGCCACGAGGAGCGCGAAGCGCGCCCGTCGCACCGCTACCCGGGCATCGTGTACGTATTCGGAATGGTGGTCGCAAAGGATGCCGTCGACGCAGCTCGCCAGGCGCAGCCCCTGCAACCGAATCGTCTTACCGAGCACCGCCGTCAGAGAGTCGGCGCGGCGCACGACCAGGCTGCGCGGCGCGGCCAGGCCGGGCGGCAGGCGGCCGATCAGCTCCAGGCCGGTGGCAAGCGGATCCCAACTGCCTGCCGGGCGGCCACGCGGCAACCCGACCGCGCGGGCATGCTCGCTCAGCAACATCTCCAGGTAGGCGCGGTCGTGGCGCGGGCCGTCGTCCGGCGCCACGTACCAGACGGTGGGCATCTGCGCGGCTGGCGAGGTGCTGCTCGTGGCGGCCGCGCCCGGTCGCTCAAGTGCCGCGCGCACCAGCAGCCCGGGGGTTTGGCCGTCGGCAGGCGGCGCCGTGCCGGCAAAGCTCCACCGCTCCACCACCACGGTCAGGTCACGAGTCGCCAACCCGCGCAGCCGCAGCAGGACAGCGCTACGTACCGCTCGCAGTATCGGATGCAACTCGGCCTCGTCGGGAAGCCAGGGCGCATCGCGGCGCAGGCCCGCCAGCGAGGCGCAGCTTGCCGAAGCCTGGCGGCGGTCGAAGAACCGCCACGGCGACCGCGCCGGCGGCAGTTCACGAGACGCCGCGGCTGGCAGGTTCCGGAACAGCCGCGCGCCGCGCGCGAACACCGTTCCCTCCTGGGTGTCGTAATAAAGCAGCGGCTCGTCGATCGCCTGCTGCCGCAGCACTCGATAGCCGATCGCCTCCAGGCGTGCCGCCAACGTCTCCGGGCGCGTCCCTGTCACTCCCTGCAGCAAGGAAACAGCATGTTCGGGCAGCGTGTTCCTGTCAAATCGTGTTTCCTGTCGAATCGTGTTCTGTCGAATCATGTCACTTGGCCGGTTTGCACTGCGGTATGATGTGTCGGATGTCTCGGAGGAGAAGCGAAGTGACCATCGTACTGTTGAATCTGCTCTACGCCCTGCTCGGCGGGGGCGCGGCGATCGCGTTCATGTTCGTTGGCTACAAGGTGATCGACCACCTGACCCCGTTCGACACCGCGAAGGAGCTGGCGGCCGGCAATCGTGCCATCGGCACCATGGTGGGCGGCATGTTCGTCGGCATCGGCATCGCCATCGGGCTGGTGGTCGGCATGGGCCTGAATTGACCGCGCGAGCAGGGGTCCGCGATCACGCGGCCGTCGGCTGCGGCCCGGCCGGCGCCTCGCCGCGCGGGCGGGCCGCGCCGGGTGCGCGACTTGCCCTCCTGAGCCTGGCGGTCTCCCTGTCCGCGGCGGCGCTGCTGGCCGGTTGCGCAGCCGGGTCCCCGGGGTCGGGTGCGGCGGACGGCGGCGATGCCGCGGCGAACGCCGGGGCGGGAGGCTCCGCAACCGGCTCGATTTCGTCGGCCCCGCACGCCGGGACGGATGTGCGCGGGCGCCCACCGGTAGAGCACCGCATGTGGACGGACCGCTACGATCCGCTGTTCCGGAAGTACTCGAAGCGGTTCTTCGGTCCCGGCTTCGACTGGCGCTGGTTCAAGGCGCAGGGCATCGCCGAGTCGGGCCTGCGGGAGGATGCGGAGAGCTGGGTCGGCGCCAAGGGGATCATGCAGATCATGCCGGCCACCCTGCGCGAGATCGCCGAGAAGTCGGACTTGCCGGTGCTGGACAACGACGATCCCGGGGCCAACATCGCCGCGGGTATCTTCTATGACCGCGACCTGTACGAACGCTGGCACGACATTCCGATGCCGCGCGAGCGGCTGGCGTTCACCTTCGCCAGCTACAACGGCGGGCGCAGCCGCATCCTGCGCGCCCAGGAAGCGTGCCGCGCCGACTGCGCCCTGTGGGCCCATGTGACCGGCCACGCTCCCGAAGAAACCCAGGGCTACGTCGCTCGCATCCTCACCCTGATGGGCCGCGGGCCGCCGTAGCGAGGTTCGGGGTACTTGCCGGATTCGGCGATTTGGGGTTGGGTAGGGACGGGAGGAACAGATGGCGAATACGGTAGTGCTGGTCGGGGCGCTGGACACCAAGGGGGCGGACTTCGCGTTCGTGAAGCAACTGATCGAGGGAGCCGGGGCGGACACGCTGGTGGTGGACTTCGGGGTGATGGACGAGCCCGCCTTCGCGCCCGACGTGACCCGCGCGGAAGTGTGCGCGGCCGCGGGCGGCGACCTGGCGCACCTGGCGTCGGGCGGGCACAAGGACGAGGCGATGGCCACCATGGCGCGCGGGCTGGCCGCGGTGGTGAGCCGCCTGCACGGCGAGGGCCGCCTGCACGGCATCATCGGCATGGGCGGCAGCGGCGGCACCTCGCTGGCCACCACCGCCATGCGCGAGTTGCCGGTGGGTGTGCCGAAGGTGATGGTGTCCACGGTGGGCGGCGGCGACGTGAGCGCGTTCGCCGGCACCAAGGACATTACCTT
This portion of the Spirochaetaceae bacterium genome encodes:
- a CDS encoding alpha/beta fold hydrolase, whose translation is MPGLFDLPFDQLRDYRGTNPRPADFDAYWERAHRELQAVNAAVELVPAQFQAPFARCEHLYFTGAGGARVHAKLLRRVGAAEPGPAVLMFHGYRGQSPEWSEMLGYVAAGFTVAALDCRGQGGRSEDAGGVRGNTLYGHIIRGLADGPDQLLYRHIFLDTAQLAGIVLDLDEVDAGRVGATGASQGGGLTLACAALEPRIRRAAPVYPFLCDYQRVWEMDQAERAYRELRDFFRMFDPTHERQAHYFERLGYIDAQHLAARIEGRVLMGVGLMDQVCPPSTQFAAYNKITAPKEMVVFPDFEHEALPGLRDRIFQFMLGL
- a CDS encoding ParA family protein, with protein sequence MTVIAVAGVKGGVGKTAAAVNLAVLAARDDAPALLWDLDPQGAAGFCLAPEATLKRKPARLLSGRGGLRAEAAATPYPGLDLVPSRLGMRHLERLLGPVSRKRAGIRRALRGVRRSYRWVVLDCSPGAGRLMEHVLHAADLVLAPVVPSPLAVRGYEELLVLAAKTGARRERIVPFFSMVEDRKRLHRQAMADLRRRDAGFLNTAVPYRADIERMGETRKPIVAHRPSSQGTAAYQALWQECRRLLATV
- a CDS encoding CHAD domain-containing protein → MTGTRPETLAARLEAIGYRVLRQQAIDEPLLYYDTQEGTVFARGARLFRNLPAAASRELPPARSPWRFFDRRQASASCASLAGLRRDAPWLPDEAELHPILRAVRSAVLLRLRGLATRDLTVVVERWSFAGTAPPADGQTPGLLVRAALERPGAAATSSTSPAAQMPTVWYVAPDDGPRHDRAYLEMLLSEHARAVGLPRGRPAGSWDPLATGLELIGRLPPGLAAPRSLVVRRADSLTAVLGKTIRLQGLRLASCVDGILCDHHSEYVHDARVAVRRARFALLVAAAGGDPAARELSGRLRCVARLLGPVRDLDVLLARLPKLAAAARPDADPDGTAGSAAEQRLADELWARREERRGTAAEMLHDADTGCLLEQTSGWRADGIADQPAEGSARDALRAALERVDKAGTAVATSESVPVGNLHRLRLRLKRLRYTAELFSGALKRRRDNRALGAVVAECAAAQTLLGDLNDDAVAETEISAVTDVMRERNNGDDRVAADLALRVVAVLQQRQDRAACNFARGWRRQRNRLRKALKELLG
- a CDS encoding DUF350 domain-containing protein, whose amino-acid sequence is MTIVLLNLLYALLGGGAAIAFMFVGYKVIDHLTPFDTAKELAAGNRAIGTMVGGMFVGIGIAIGLVVGMGLN
- a CDS encoding transglycosylase SLT domain-containing protein, which translates into the protein MTARAGVRDHAAVGCGPAGASPRGRAAPGARLALLSLAVSLSAAALLAGCAAGSPGSGAADGGDAAANAGAGGSATGSISSAPHAGTDVRGRPPVEHRMWTDRYDPLFRKYSKRFFGPGFDWRWFKAQGIAESGLREDAESWVGAKGIMQIMPATLREIAEKSDLPVLDNDDPGANIAAGIFYDRDLYERWHDIPMPRERLAFTFASYNGGRSRILRAQEACRADCALWAHVTGHAPEETQGYVARILTLMGRGPP